In Brassica napus cultivar Da-Ae chromosome C2, Da-Ae, whole genome shotgun sequence, the sequence GAAGATTGACCCCTCAGATTTCAATATACGAATCTAAAAGGGAAACAAATAAGAGATTTCTGACCTTAAACAGAGAAACGTAAGGAAGAGAGAAAGGATACTGAGggttagctttttttttttttaaattgactgTGAGAAAGGATAGAGATTGACTGTGAGAAGAGGACAAGATAGATACGTAATATTTGTAGGCGGAGCAAACAAGTAGATTAGCTTCcttttttcaattaataaatCAAGTGGCTGATATTGGTTTAGCCGGGAAAACAACCCGGGAAGTGAAAAATTTCGTGATTACTTTCTAATTTTTAGATTGTTACCAATCTACTTGTCGCTATTTGTTTCTACGGGAGTTATATACCCGGGAAATTACTCCCGCCACTTAAGAATTTTGTGGTTAGTATTTTACAATaatactattaataattaaataggAATTTTGATAAAGTTTAGCATTCAAAGAACAATATTAAAACAAAGGAATTAAGTTAAATACAtgacaaattattatttgtttttttatttgttttagaacaCATACATTATTTTCTTAACCATTTATTCATACAATATTAAATACattacaaattattatttatcttcttatttgttttataacacatacattatttttttaaccatTTATTCATACAATATTATTAGTCCGAATGCGAATCTGAATCAGAATATTTGTCATACTGATCGATAAAATCATTTTCAGATAAATATTCATCTTCTGGATTAATCATTGGCATCGGTTCGTAATTTGAATCATCTTGGACTGCATGTGCTTCGACTCACACAATATTAGTGGATGGTATCACATGATcaacaatattgttttgtaTTGCATTTTGAGAAACTTCTTTAGTTTCAAAAAATCCTCTCGGCATAACTTTTATTGTTGTCCAccattcttctcttcttgaTCGTAGACGAGGATAAGGAACATAACATACTTGATCACATTGTTCTGGTAATATAAAAGGATCGTACTTGTCATAATGCATTTGTGGGCAAACATCAACAATGCCAGATGGATGTCTTCGTATTCCTTGATCGATGTTGAACCAATGACATTTAAAAATCATGGCTTTTAACCCAACGGCACCATGATACTCTATCATGAATATTTCTTCGATAAGTCCAAAATACTCGGTCTCAGTAGTTCCAGGAACACAAACACCAAAATTCattgtctttttattttgtccATGGCTTTGTGTGTGGTAATGATATCCTCTCGAATAATACATAGGCCATGACGTGATTTGGTGCTTTGGACCTTGTACAAATTCCAACATCCACAATGGAAATTCAAATGATTTGCTAGCATTGTTAATCTgcatatatttcttatttaataGCTGagataaaaacatgtatataatatgttataacaTGTATATAACTTTCGCACTTACGTAATCTTTACACCACATTGCAATTTTTTCATCTTTTGCTTTTGTCATATCGTTAGAAGTTATGTTTGGGTGGTTATCCATCATATATTCTTCAAACATCCTGCATATATATTATTGGTTTTCTAGATATCCAGTATATATTCATAACCATCTACgtcattattaattataaataacataacatACCTCTCATATGGTTCAAATACTTCACAGTTGAGCAATAAAAATGTCTGAAGAATATTATAATCTTCATCATTTAACCATGCACTACTTGATTTTCCACTGATTCTTCCTTCTTGCTGGAACATTATTGGAACATCAAGATATTTGTAAGTGAATCTGATTTCGTTGACATCTTTTTCAGGGACTTGAACTGTTGAAGGTGCAATATAATTATTTGTCACGTAAGAAATTTCTTCATTCACACACTGAGCCACTATTGATCCTCCGATCCTGGCTTtgtttttaacctttttttcaGATGATACATGTATCGTTCAAACGGATACATCCACCTATATTGGACCGGACCACCTAGTAAAGCTTCATCTGGGAGATGGACAGGTAGATGTTCCATCACATCAAAGAATGCCGGTGGATATATTTTTTCAAGATTGCAAAGCATAATTGCAATATTTTCTTTCAGTCTAgcaacatcttcaatcttcaagATTTTGGCAGATATATCTCGAAAGAAGAGTGCGATATCTACACAAATTGAACAAATaagaatattaattaaaaatattcagcaaGAGTATTATATCtttttggcaaaaaaataataattatttcaaatattgaATACCTGAAATTGCCGTATGAACAGGTTTTGGAAGAAGTTCCGCAAATGCAATTGGGAGAAGTCGTTGCATGATGACATGACAGTCATGGCTTTTTAATCCTGATATCTTTACACTGTTCAAATTAACACAATGTGAAAatttcgaaacatacccatctgGAAATTTAATATCGGTCTTCAACCATGTTAGAAATTTTTCTTTGCCTTCCTTCGACAATCTAAAGATTGGAATAGGCACTCTTCCATCTTGGGAAATTTCTAACTCGGGTCTTCTGCAAAACAAAGGGAGATCCATCCTTGAGTTTATGCTATCCTTTGTCTTCCCAGGTACATTTAGCACTGTGTTAACCAGATtatcaaagaaatttttttctatatgcaTAAAATCAAGATTGTGTCGAAGAAGTAGGTTCTCCCAATAAGGTAACTCCCAAAAGATACTCTTCTTCACCCAATTATAATCAACACCATACCCTTCAATAGATCGAGTAGGATTGTCATGTCCTTTGCCTCCACAATCAACTGTTTTACGCAGTCCACGTATATTATTTATTCTTTCATGTAATATTTCCTCTCCGTTTAACCATGGTGGAGGATCAT encodes:
- the LOC106381461 gene encoding uncharacterized protein LOC106381461, which translates into the protein MLFWKGEDSKLLHCRFCKKDRYEPNVGRSGKKIPKQRMFYLPITDRLKRLYQSETTASQMRWHAEPVSPEGQMHHPSDGRAWKHFKEVYPNFASESRNVYLGLSTDGFNPIGMNGQSYSVWPVIVTPYNLPPGVCMKREYFFLSILVPGPKHPKKSLDIYLQPLIEELQNLWSEGVEAYDVSRKEKFTMRAALMWTISDFPAYGMLSGWMTHGRLACPYCMDETKSFWLPNGKKHSWFDCHRKFLPEGHPYRRNVKDFLKGKTVHDDPPPWLNGEEILHERINNIRGLRKTVDCGGKGHDNPTRSIEGYGVDYNWVKKSIFWELPYWENLLLRHNLDFMHIEKNFFDNLVNTVLNVPGKTKDSINSRMDLPLFCRRPELEISQDGRVPIPIFRLSKEGKEKFLTWLKTDIKFPDGYVSKFSHCVNLNSVKISGLKSHDCHVIMQRLLPIAFAELLPKPVHTAISDIALFFRDISAKILKIEDVARLKENIAIMLCNLEKIYPPAFFDVMEHLPVHLPDEALLGGPVQYRWMYPFERYMYHLKKRLKTKPGSEDQ